CAATGAGAACCGAGGCTATCGTCAATCCGCAGTTGAGTTCCGATTTGGGAATCGGCGCGAGGGAGAAGAAACTTTCAGCAGAACCGTCCGTATTGGCCCAGGACAAGAAGCGGAAAGGGCGAAATTCCTTGACGCGAATTTCTGGCATACAGAGGATGCTAAAAAGATCTCCTATCTACAGAAAGTATTATTATTTTAAGCAATGGCTGGATAGGAAGCTAATAAATAAGCAGCCGGATGAGGCAGTTCAACCAGCGGTAAAAATATCTATGCTTTTAAGAAAAAAGAAAATGTCGGGGCGTTTTTTACTGTCTGCTTTTGTCGCAGCGGCAATAATCGTCTGCCTTTATTTGTCACTTATAGACTTCATATAATGTTGTTGGAACGCGGAGGACAAGTTTGCGGCTGCTTCCTCGCGCATTTGGTTGAACTTATCGTGCTCTTTTCGTACGATAATCATCGCTTCTTCTGTGGTGTCGACCATATTAATCCACTGCATATCGCTAGGACTAACTAAATTCATAGCTATTTGTTGAGTCGTCATCCAGCTAATCAAGCCACTCCAGAAGGATGTGTTCAGCAGTATTATGGGACGTCCGGATAGATGTCCCACCTGCAAAAGTTGCCAGGAGAAATAGAGTTCTAGAAGAGTACCTATCCCACCAGCTGTCACTACGATTACGTTCGATAACCTCATGAAGTCGTCAAGTCGCGACGAAAATTTTCGGTGATGGTGTTTTATGTCTAGATGTTCGTTCGCCTCTTTCTCAAAAGGCAAATCAATAGAGATTCCAAATGACTTCGCCTTGCTAGAAGCTTCCTTTTTTCCAGCTATTAAACCTTTATTGGCTGCTTCCATGAGGCCTGGCCCGCCGCCAGTGAGCACGTCTATTCCCTCGTGTCCCAAAGCGCGCGCTAATTCCTCAGTTATGCGATAATTTTCGTCGTCAGGTCGAATTCTCGCACTGCCAAAAATGCAAACCCTAAAATGCTGACTCGTATAAGCCTTTAGTTCCTGTTCTACGAGGACTGTCCTTTCGCGTAGATTTCGTAGTCGGTCTGTAAGATATTTTCGTCTCGTCTTTAAATTATTTTTTATTTCATCCTCTGTCATAATTTACTTGTCGGACGCTGCGTGCTGAAAGTAAAGCGATTTGTCTCGCAGATGCCCCATGTTATCAAACTGACTAAGGAGATCTAACCGCTGCCTTAACAAACTGGCCCAGTTTTCCCACCCTGGAGCGTTTCTTCGCTCTTCTAGCATATTTAATAGCGTTTCAGTACTATCTCCGGGATGAGCTTTGCTCAACGTGGACAGAGACTCGATGATAAAGTCAGCGGCGATTATTAGATCGCTGAAATGTTCATCTCGGATAGCGCCAATCGGCGCACTTTGTGTGCGTGCTTGGGCTCTTTGCAAGGCGTGCTTTAGCTCAGTTGAAGCTTGCTCTAGTTCCGCGAGTTCAATGAGACGCACGGGTACTTTTTTTAATCGAGGATTGTGTTGTGGGTGAAAATATCTGTACAGATCCATAACGCTTTAGTTAACCAATTAAATAAATAATACTTCCAAACGAGCTGTTCGCAAACTATTAGTTCTTGAACACTCGCTTCTCTGCGCATCGCTGCGATACGTCCAGAAAAAAGAACACCTCACATACTCCTAGTAGAGGCTCATAAGCAAGGGTTTGGCAAGCTTTTATTTGTATGTGTTGAAAAAAACGAGCTGCCTATTTCCATTTGATGCTACAACCGATTACAGGAGTAAGCGGAGTCTTAGGGAACTCGCCGGCAAGAACACTAACTATAGCTTCTCTTAAGTAGTGAGTGCTGTTGGTTTTGCTATTGCGAGGATCGTCATCAATACTGCCGTGATATTGCAGGCGCAATTTTGCATCAAATAAATATACTTCCGGCGTGCATGCGGCGTCAAAGGCTTTTGCCGCAACTTGTTCTTCGTCGTAGAGATATGGAAAGGGAAGAGCGAGCTCGCGCGATTTCTCAACCATTCTCTCGAAGTTGTCCTCTGGGAATGCCACTGGATCGTTAGCGCAAATGGCGAGGAACTGAACTCCCTTTGGCTGAAAGGTTTTTGCAAGTTCGACTAACTTTTCCTCATAGGCTTGTGAGTGCGGACAGTGATTGGCTGTAAAAATAATAACTAAAGCTTTGGGGCTACCAAAACTTGAAAGTGAGTAAATCCGACCATCCGTTCCCGGCAGACTGAAGTATGGAGCATGTTCTCCAATGGCGAGTTCAGTATTTTCCAAGTTCTTTTGCATCTATGTGCACCTATCAACTTAGTGCGGATCTAACAGAATCTTCGCTTATAATCTAAAAGTCCGCTTTGTCATTGCGCTCTACACTCCATAGAAACTTATCGTCACTTGCTCAATAAATTATAACATCTATGGCGAGTCTAGAAGGGTCTGTCGTCAAGAAAAAAAAGAAAGGTCGAAGACCTAGAGGTGACGGTCTTCGACCTTGTGCGTGTTCGGTATTTACGGCATGACATCTATCTTTCGGCCCGAGGAATCTGTGAGGAAAGGAATGACCACTCGGGCATAGGATAACTGTTATGATCGATGCTCCTGCGAATTCCGTGCCAAATCATTTTCGGCAAGATCGGTCCGAAGGTTACTGATTCCCCTAAGCTAAAAAAACAGAGAGACTATAGGGACTTAGTGTTCATCTTATGATAGAAATAAGCAAAAAAATGCCGGATCGTCTAAGCGGCGCAATAAGCGATTATATTAGTGCTTATATTTTCTTCGCTGATTGGACATTTGGTTACTGATTCTGGTTACTGATGATTTCTACTGTGTTTGGGAATTTTTTTGAGGAAAATAATCTATGAAACGGGGCTCTATGCGGGAGGATGAGTTAGTATTAGCTTCTAATAGCATAAAAATGCTGTCTGTAGATGGCGTAGAGGCTGCCAGTTCAGGACATCCCGGAATGCCTATGGGATTTGCAGAAGTAGCTGTAGTTTTGTGGTTAAGGCACCTCTGCTTTTGTCCCGGAGACACGAAGTGGATTAACAGGGATCGCTTTGTCCTCTCTAATGGCCACGGGTCTATGTTGCTGTATTCGCTCTTGCACCTCTTTGGCATCAGCCTATCGGTAGAGGATTTGCGGAAATTTCGCCAATGGGGAAGCCTCACTCCGGGGCATCCCGAGTCGCATGTTACTGCTGGAGTGGAGTGCACTACTGGCCCATTAGGGCAAGGAGTCTCGAACGCTGTTGGCATGGCTATTGGCGAGAAAATCATGGCGGCGCGTTATAATACTGCTGATTTTAGTCCTTTTAATCATCGCGTTTTTTGTGTGGTCGGCGATGGCTGCTTAATGGAGGGCATTAGCAGCGAGGCTTCCTCTTTGGCAGGTCATCTTGGTCTTGGCAACCTAATTGTTCTCTACGATGATAACCACATCAGCATCGCTGGAAACACCGATTTGGCATTCACGGAAAATGTTTTAAGGCGCTATGAAGCCTATGGTTGGCATGTGCAAGCGGCAGATGGACATGATTTTCTGGCAATTGATAGTGCCATAGAGAATGCAGTGGCGGAGAGCAACAAACCTTCTATTATTGCGATGCGAACCGTTATTGGTCGTGGTAGCCCAAATAAGGCTAATTCGGCTGGCGTTCATGGTTCTCCACTTGGAGCGAATGAGGTTCTAAAGACTAAAGAAGGGTTAGGGTGGCCGCTCGAGCCAAGATTCTTTGTGCCGGAGGAGGTTAGAAAGCTTTTTTCGGCTAGGATAGGGGAGTTAAATGAAGTTGTTGCGAGTTGGCGAGATGGGTTTAAGAGGTGGAGTGAAAACAATGCTGATTTGGCGGCTGCGTTAACTAGGCAACTTAGCTTGGACGTTCCCGAAAGCTTGGGAGAGAAGTTTTTGCAAAGCGTTTCTAGCGATAGCAAGCCCGCCGCTACTCGAAAGACCTCCGGCAATATATTGCAGCTAGCTTCAGGGGAGATCGGAGCCTTAATAGGCGGATCCGCTGACTTGGAGCCCTCGACGCTCACGGTAATAAAAGGTTCAGGCAGTATCGCTAAGAATGATTTTAGTGGCCTTAACATCCACTTTGGCGTGCGCGAACATGCTATGGGGGCCATAATGAATGGTCTTAGCTATTATGGTGGTTTTCTTCCCTACGGGTCGACTTTTTTGTGCTTTTCAGACTACATGCGTCCGGCTATTCGCTTGGCTGCTCTTTCGCATTTGCCGGGGCTCTTTATTTTTACACACGACAGCGTTTTCCTTGGTGAGGATGGGCCGACACATCAGCCAATAGAACATTTGTCCGCCCTAAGACTTATTCACAATCTCTATTTGTTGCGTCCTGCCGATGCGGTGGAGACGGCAGTTTGTTATGAAATAGCTCTGTCTAGGCGAGAGGGGCCGTGTGCGCTGTCGCTTACTCGCCAGGAAGTTCCAGCCCTGGAGCGCAGCGATTTAAATTCCGCAAGAGAGAAAATAAAGAAAGGCGGATACATAATTTGGAAGAGATGCCAAGAAAATGCAAAAGCCCAAATTGTGTTCGTAGCGACGGGTTCAGAGGTAAGCCTTGCAATTGAGGCTGCGAAGTTGCTCGATTCGTCTGTTAGTGTGCGCGTCGTATCAATGCCATGCACACAGCTCTTTTTAAACACTTCCATAGAATATAGAAAGGAACTTTTGCCAAGCAGCTCGAAAGTAGTAGTGATTGAAGCTGGGAGCACGACTTTGTGGCCTGGAATATTGGGGATAGCTGCTACCGATGCATTGTTAGTGGGGATTGACCACTTTGGGGCCTCGGCTCCGGCTGAGGATCTTGCGAAGCACTTTGGTTTTACGCCACAAGCCGTCGCTAACGCCGTGAAAAAGCGCTTCTTGTCGTGACGGCTTTGATATTACGCCTATTAAACGAGCTTCGGCCCGTCTTGCCGAAGGCAGTTTGGCGGTTTTTTAATAAACTGTGGTGGACTTATTTTTGGGCTAGAGAGAGAAAGCAAACCAGCAAGGAGCTATCGATCCGCGGGCCAAAGCTAGCTGGTAGCGAGCGCGCGGTACTCATCGAAGCCATTGCAGAGAAATATCCCTTTAGCGCACTTATCGAAATCGGCTGCGCTTATGGCCAAAACTTTCACATATTGTGCTGCCTTTTTCCAGAAATTCACTTGGTTGGAATTGACTGTAATGAGAACTGTATTAGCGAAGGAGGAGAGCTGCTGGCAAAGCGTGGCTACAAAAATGCCAAACTAATATGCGCAAACGGAATTGACCTTGGCCAATTTGCAGATAATAGTTTTGACATTGCATATACATGCGCTGCCTTGTTGTATGTCGATAATCG
This sequence is a window from Deltaproteobacteria bacterium. Protein-coding genes within it:
- a CDS encoding LOG family protein → MTEDEIKNNLKTRRKYLTDRLRNLRERTVLVEQELKAYTSQHFRVCIFGSARIRPDDENYRITEELARALGHEGIDVLTGGGPGLMEAANKGLIAGKKEASSKAKSFGISIDLPFEKEANEHLDIKHHHRKFSSRLDDFMRLSNVIVVTAGGIGTLLELYFSWQLLQVGHLSGRPIILLNTSFWSGLISWMTTQQIAMNLVSPSDMQWINMVDTTEEAMIIVRKEHDKFNQMREEAAANLSSAFQQHYMKSISDK
- the tkt gene encoding transketolase gives rise to the protein MKRGSMREDELVLASNSIKMLSVDGVEAASSGHPGMPMGFAEVAVVLWLRHLCFCPGDTKWINRDRFVLSNGHGSMLLYSLLHLFGISLSVEDLRKFRQWGSLTPGHPESHVTAGVECTTGPLGQGVSNAVGMAIGEKIMAARYNTADFSPFNHRVFCVVGDGCLMEGISSEASSLAGHLGLGNLIVLYDDNHISIAGNTDLAFTENVLRRYEAYGWHVQAADGHDFLAIDSAIENAVAESNKPSIIAMRTVIGRGSPNKANSAGVHGSPLGANEVLKTKEGLGWPLEPRFFVPEEVRKLFSARIGELNEVVASWRDGFKRWSENNADLAAALTRQLSLDVPESLGEKFLQSVSSDSKPAATRKTSGNILQLASGEIGALIGGSADLEPSTLTVIKGSGSIAKNDFSGLNIHFGVREHAMGAIMNGLSYYGGFLPYGSTFLCFSDYMRPAIRLAALSHLPGLFIFTHDSVFLGEDGPTHQPIEHLSALRLIHNLYLLRPADAVETAVCYEIALSRREGPCALSLTRQEVPALERSDLNSAREKIKKGGYIIWKRCQENAKAQIVFVATGSEVSLAIEAAKLLDSSVSVRVVSMPCTQLFLNTSIEYRKELLPSSSKVVVIEAGSTTLWPGILGIAATDALLVGIDHFGASAPAEDLAKHFGFTPQAVANAVKKRFLS
- a CDS encoding class I SAM-dependent methyltransferase — protein: MTALILRLLNELRPVLPKAVWRFFNKLWWTYFWARERKQTSKELSIRGPKLAGSERAVLIEAIAEKYPFSALIEIGCAYGQNFHILCCLFPEIHLVGIDCNENCISEGGELLAKRGYKNAKLICANGIDLGQFADNSFDIAYTCAALLYVDNRDVEAVISEMLRVARKTVFLVEQHLDGASLERILGNREGWVERHGVLHGEGYWIRDYAALLGRFAKARGCEVRITKIPFPLWTSERWKDFGCLIEIAKGR
- a CDS encoding thioredoxin family protein — translated: MQKNLENTELAIGEHAPYFSLPGTDGRIYSLSSFGSPKALVIIFTANHCPHSQAYEEKLVELAKTFQPKGVQFLAICANDPVAFPEDNFERMVEKSRELALPFPYLYDEEQVAAKAFDAACTPEVYLFDAKLRLQYHGSIDDDPRNSKTNSTHYLREAIVSVLAGEFPKTPLTPVIGCSIKWK